GTCGAAAGCGGTACGTCGGCCGCATCGGAAAGTTCTCGTGCAGTCATCGGTTCCGTCAACCGTCGAATGAGCGTTCGACATGCCGGGTCGTCCAGACTATCGAGTATCTCCTGCACAGCGGGCGCGTCGTCCTCCCAGAACGATTTTCGCACCATATACCGTCAAAATCCGCACACTGCTAGATTAATGTATTGTTCATCGCAGGGCCCGCGCCTTTTCGATTGACAGCCGGCGACGGGATTGTGCAATCGTCTGGTTTGAACGAATGGGTCTGTCCTGTCCAACCGTTCTCGTGCCCGGCGTACTCCCCGCACTGATTGTGGTTCGTGTTGCTTGATTCTCACCTCGTGAGAATTAGTTTCATCGGTTAAGACATATCCATCCAAAGAACTACATGTATGAGTGACAGAATCGGTGCCCCCGGAACCGGAATCTCCCGTCGAAAATTCCTCGCCGCAACCGGCAGCGCTGGTCTCTTTGCGACCGCTGGCTGCACGACTATCTCACAGCCGACGGTACGAACTGTCCCGCTCTCCGGTTCACAGAATGGGCTGAACCTCGACCTCCCGGAGACCGGGAAACCCGAGGTCGTAAACTTAGACGAACGGGGCCACGCGGTCACGATTAAATCCGTGATGGCTCGCCATCACATCCACCCTGGTGAGACGATGAACGGCCCCATCACGCTCCCTGTCGTCTGGGCGTTTCAGGCGGACGATGGCGTTCCGAGCGTCCCTGGCCCTATTCTCCGGTGCACCGAGGGTGCGGAACTGAAAATCACGCTCGACAACTCGGAGATGCAGATGCCCCACACGTTGCACTTCCACGGGGTGCGAAAGACGTGGGAAAACGATGGTGTCCCGACGACGACCGGCGTGACGGTCATGCCCGGCGAGAAGCACACCTACACCATCCCTGCGAACGTCCCGGGCACGCACCTCTATCACTGCCACTACCAGACGCCGATGCACATGGACATGGGCATGTACGGCATCCTTCGGGTTGACCCGAAGGGGTACGAGGAGGCTGACAAGGAGTACTTCATGACCGTCAAGGAATGGGATACCCGCCTCTCGCGCCAGCACGGTGGCGAAAACGTCCAGTACTCGCTCTCGAACCGACACGGAGACGCGTTCACCATCAACGGGAAATCCGCACCCGCGACGTTTCACCCCGAGACGGGGTCACCACTCATCGTCGAACCCGGTGACACGGTCCGCGTCCACTGGGTGAACGCGGGGTTCATGAGCCACCCGCTGCACGTCCACAATCACCGATTCAAAATCGTCGAAAAAGACGGGAGTCCGATGCCGGAGCCGTTGCAGTTCCTGCAAGACGTCGTCAACGTGGCTCCAGCAGAGCGTTACACTATCGAGTTCGAGGCCGATGCAGACCCGGGTATCTATCCGGTTCACTGTCACAAGGTCGACCACATTCGCAACGGCGACAGCTACCCCGGCGGGATGCTGACCGCGATCGTCTACACGGACGCGATGGATACCGATATCTTCCGCAGCGTGATGGACTATGCAGGGTACCAGGGGTGAAATCGATGACCACTGAACTCCACCGCCCCAGAGACTGCATCGACCGCCGACGGTTCCTCACCATGACGGCGGGACTTGCTATCGGCAGCACATTAGGTACGGGTCTGCTCGCGAGACCAGCCTCAGCGGCCGAAGACGACCTCGCGACGTTCTTCGCCAATACCGACAACGTGACCGAACTCGTCGACCGCCGCGGGGAACCGTCGGTCGAAATCATCGTCGGTTCAGCCGGCAACGGTGGGTCGTTTGGTTTCGAACCCGCCGCCGTCCGCGTCGACCCGGGGACGACGGTCGTCTGGACGTGGTCTGGCGAGGGTGGGATGCACAACGTGGTCGCGAAAAACGGTGCGTTCAAATCGGAGTTCTACACGAAACCGGGTGAAACCTACGAATTCACCCCTGTCACGACGGGCGAACACCGGTACGTCTGTGCTCCTCACGAGATGATGGGAATGCGGGGCGTGCTCGTCGTCGGTGACGGGGCGGTTTCCCTCGGGTCTGTCGCGGGTAGTAGTTCATCGAGCGGGACGCGCTCCGCTGAAACGTTCGACGGTTGGCTCGCTCGAACCGATAATTACGACAGTATCACGGACCTGCGCGGCGAGTCGACGGTGACAGTCGAGGTCGGTGCAGACGGTAACGGTGGAGCGTTCGCATTCGAACCTGCTGCCATCCACGTCGACCCCGGCACGACGGTCATCTGGGAGTGGGTTGGCAAGAACGAGTACGACGTCTCTGACCCGGAACTGGGGTATCAGAGTGACCTACTCGCTGGTCAAGGAAACCGATTCGCAGTGGAATTCGACGGCCACGGACTGAGCAAATATGAGTGTTCAGCCTACGGCGAACAGGGAATGCGAGGCGTCGTCATCGTCGGCAACGGGCCAGACCCCGTGCTCTCTCCGCTCGGCAAGGTCCTCACCGGCGGAACGGCTGTCGTCCTCGGCGCGCCGTTCCTCTACGGGTTACACCGCCACATCAGTGATTCGACCAGCTACGACGAAGCGGACTAGTTCGCGAACGGTACCGAAGGGTGATACTCGCCGTCGAAGACGAGTTCAGCGATGGAGTACGCCCCCGGCCCCATCGCGACCAGCGAGAGCGCCACGACGGTCAACACGAGCGTGAACTCGACGCCGCCGTTCGAATTGGCGAACCCGTTCGGCAGGTGGACGAGCACCGTCGCGCCGAACATGACGCCTGCGACGCCGAGGGCGGCGTACCGCGTGAACAACCCGGCGACGAGCAGCACACCGCCGAGGAACTCGACCACCGCGACTACCACGGCGACGAGCCCGGCGAGCGGCACACCCATCGAGGCCAGAAAGCCCTCGAACTGGCCAAGCGGCATCGCGACGGGGCCAACGGCGAACAGTTTTCCACTCCCGTGGACGACCATCACGAGTCCAAGCGTAAGCCGGACGAGTAGCAGGCCGACGTCGTCGGTATTTTTCATGTCGTACGCGTGGCTACTTGCCGACCGGCAATAATAATTTCTGTAACAATAGTACGAAATAAACAGGGAATCGCTCATTCCTCCGCCCGAACGGTGTCGAACCGCTGGGAGGGGAGTTTGAGTTCGTCGAGGCCGGGGAGGTGTTTGACGTTGAAGACGACTTTCAACTCGTCCGTACAGGGTGTGCCGATACAGGAGAGGCGGATGCCCTTTTCCATCATGTTCTCAGAGAGGACGTGATTGGGCGGCATCTCGATGTCGCCTTCGACCACCGCGACGGCGCAGTTTGCACACGCCCCGCCGCGACACGCGAAGGGCCACGCGAAGCCCGTCTCCTCGACGCTCTCTAAAAGCGCATCCCGGGGGTGGGCGAGCAGCCGACCGTAATCGCGGGGGTTCAGGTTCGTCTCCGCAGCTTTCTCGAAGAGGTCTTCGTCGTGAATGTCCCAGCCGAAGTCGTCAAACACCTCGTAGTTCAGGTACTCGACGCGGGTCTCCGGGCGCTCCTCGCGGACCGGTTCTGTCTCGATTTCTTCTGCTTCCTCGTCTTCGGGGTCGTAGCCGTTTTGAATCTTCGCGTAGGCGGTCTGGACGGCCTTGAACTCGCGGACCGAGCCACCGC
This sequence is a window from Haladaptatus sp. QDMS2. Protein-coding genes within it:
- a CDS encoding multicopper oxidase domain-containing protein; translated protein: MSDRIGAPGTGISRRKFLAATGSAGLFATAGCTTISQPTVRTVPLSGSQNGLNLDLPETGKPEVVNLDERGHAVTIKSVMARHHIHPGETMNGPITLPVVWAFQADDGVPSVPGPILRCTEGAELKITLDNSEMQMPHTLHFHGVRKTWENDGVPTTTGVTVMPGEKHTYTIPANVPGTHLYHCHYQTPMHMDMGMYGILRVDPKGYEEADKEYFMTVKEWDTRLSRQHGGENVQYSLSNRHGDAFTINGKSAPATFHPETGSPLIVEPGDTVRVHWVNAGFMSHPLHVHNHRFKIVEKDGSPMPEPLQFLQDVVNVAPAERYTIEFEADADPGIYPVHCHKVDHIRNGDSYPGGMLTAIVYTDAMDTDIFRSVMDYAGYQG
- a CDS encoding halocyanin domain-containing protein; this encodes MTTELHRPRDCIDRRRFLTMTAGLAIGSTLGTGLLARPASAAEDDLATFFANTDNVTELVDRRGEPSVEIIVGSAGNGGSFGFEPAAVRVDPGTTVVWTWSGEGGMHNVVAKNGAFKSEFYTKPGETYEFTPVTTGEHRYVCAPHEMMGMRGVLVVGDGAVSLGSVAGSSSSSGTRSAETFDGWLARTDNYDSITDLRGESTVTVEVGADGNGGAFAFEPAAIHVDPGTTVIWEWVGKNEYDVSDPELGYQSDLLAGQGNRFAVEFDGHGLSKYECSAYGEQGMRGVVIVGNGPDPVLSPLGKVLTGGTAVVLGAPFLYGLHRHISDSTSYDEAD
- a CDS encoding DoxX family protein, which gives rise to MKNTDDVGLLLVRLTLGLVMVVHGSGKLFAVGPVAMPLGQFEGFLASMGVPLAGLVAVVVAVVEFLGGVLLVAGLFTRYAALGVAGVMFGATVLVHLPNGFANSNGGVEFTLVLTVVALSLVAMGPGAYSIAELVFDGEYHPSVPFAN
- the fer gene encoding ferredoxin Fer; amino-acid sequence: MASPFDVLGIEPGADDSTVVQAYRQRVKETHPDRGGSVREFKAVQTAYAKIQNGYDPEDEEAEEIETEPVREERPETRVEYLNYEVFDDFGWDIHDEDLFEKAAETNLNPRDYGRLLAHPRDALLESVEETGFAWPFACRGGACANCAVAVVEGDIEMPPNHVLSENMMEKGIRLSCIGTPCTDELKVVFNVKHLPGLDELKLPSQRFDTVRAEE